Proteins from a single region of Neodiprion virginianus isolate iyNeoVirg1 chromosome 4, iyNeoVirg1.1, whole genome shotgun sequence:
- the LOC124303777 gene encoding uncharacterized protein LOC124303777 isoform X3 translates to MTSVLAIPQGLAVKELASIVKNVIGAKNINTDETSDCLEEFCEENANDLAEESDYSLFSDNDCRQTLTWNKIGVDIYPRNDTDESTDAAYLNDDNSSTHDTDARNSDQSQATLSFIDVARKNIEQTYPDVPSAVNPALKFDIHRISTADSVNADTNMFCNDKSGRQPVLYEQCCDFVNTDTTFDRCMDIPLPLSQSRIEEKCETIYQSMPEFQEFTRTVDKYLKVYTHKKRRNFSGRLENRLVKLTENSPELANNNCIDLKDEPSRNETELESEYILGLGPKIVENISDLTSSDTSEESVVSTASVDIDTTVNFNNKHARQMKEIFTNEQLDPTIFRSNSIQCPPTLRRSVRLSQHENDDSTNDKTLQDMERRRDMRKNSMTIKRRNKDSDYSESDENKASPLSSVAKCSDPRRSLRSNSKFIARRSKSHLSLSKDINRSEEKVIANGKLKPDKLQIIKPEPGEKFSNKFNTIATVSRVLWGDMSDCLENSENNIEDYMDYSPSKEIPFAVGLLPLRAALERMQATPDYQPRKTRSSVMLFRQEFNGVKRKSCGGSSADSNNGSAKRQNTQSPGDNLNSNTVCHVRITASHSQPVVRPRRKSLNEEVAARTNITSRQ, encoded by the exons ATGACTAGCGTACTTGCTATACCTCAAGGACTCGCA gtGAAAGAACTCGCTTCTATTGTCAAAAATGTGATTGGAGCTAAAAATATCAACACAGATGAAACAAGCGATTGTTTGGAAGAATTTTGTGAAGAAAATGCCAATGATTTGGCAGAGGAAAGTGATTACAGTTTATTCAGTGACAATGACTGTAGGCAGACTTTGACGTGGAATAAAATTGGAGTAGATATATACCCCAGAAATGACACAGATGAAAGTACTGATGCAGCATATCTGAATGATGACAATTCATCAACACACGACACCGATGCAAGAAATTCTGATCAATCTCAAGCAACGTTATCTTTCATTGACGTTGCACGTAAAAACATCGAGCAAACCTACCCTGATGTTCCCAGTGCTGTGAATCCGgcattgaaatttgatataCACAGAATTAGTACTGCAGATAGTGTAAATGCCGATACCAACATGTTTTGCAACGATAAAAGCGGCAGGCAACCTGTGCTTTATGAACAATGCTGTGATTTTGTAAATACTGATACAACCTTTGACCGATGTATGGATATCCCTTTGCCTTTATCTCAATCTCGCATCGAAGAAAAATGCGAAACTATCTATCAGTCAATGCCtgaatttcaagaatttacGAGAACcgttgataaatatttgaagGTTTACACGCACAAAAAGAGACGTAACTTTAGTGGAAGACTAGAGAACCGGCTGGTTAAATTGACTGAGAATTCACCCGAACTAGCGAATAACAACTGTATAGATTTGAAAGATGAACCGTCGAGGAATGAAACTGAACTGGAAAGCGAGTATATTTTAGGTTTAGGACCCAAAATTGTAGAGAACATATCAGATTTGACAAGTAGTGATACCTCGGAGGAAAGTGTCGTCTCAACTGCATCTGTTGACATCGACACTACTGTCAACTTTAATAATAAACATGCCAGACAAATGAAAGAGATTTTCACAAATGAGCAATTAGATCCCACCATTTTTAGATCCAATTCCATACAGTGTCCACCAACATTACGAAGAAGTGTGAGGCTGAGCCAGCACGAAAACGACGATTCCACAAACGATAAGACTCTCCAGGACATGGAGAGAAGAAGGGATATGCGGAAAAATTCTATGACAATAAAACGCAGGAACAAGGACTCAGATTACAGTGAATCAGATGAGAATAAAGCGAGTCCACTAAGCTCGGTGGCAAAATGCTCAGATCCACGAAGATCACTGCGAAGTAATAGCAAGTTTATTGCACGTAGAAGCAAAAGCCATTTATCACTATCCAAGGATATCAACAGAAGTGAAGAGAAAGTGATAGCTAATGGTAAATTGAAGCCAGATAAATTGCAGATAATAAAACCAGAGCCAggggaaaagttttcaaataaattcaacaCCATAGCTACTGTGAGTCGAGTACTGTGGGGTGACATGTCAGACTGTTTGGAAAACAGCGAGAACAATATTGAGGACTATATGGACTATTCGCCGAGCAAGGAGATCCCGTTTGCCGTTGGACTATTGCCGCTTCGTGCTGCCCTCGAAAGGATGCAAGCCACACCCGATTATCAGCCGCGGAAAACCCGATCCTCTGTGATGCTGTTTAGGCAGGAGTTTAACGGTGTTAAAAGAAAAAGCTGTGGTGGTAGCAGCGCCGACTCAAATAATGGCAGCGCAAAACGACAGAACACTCAATCTCCTGGTGATAATTTGAACAGCAATACTGTTTGTCACGTTCGCATTACTGCGAGTCATTCACAGCCTGTGGTTAGGCCTCGACGAAAATCGTTGAACGAGGAAGTAGCCGCCCGGACGAATATAACCAGTCGGCAATGA
- the LOC124303777 gene encoding uncharacterized protein LOC124303777 isoform X1 encodes MVDSSGEYVLQWEGHASHVTERFSGLLARQSLVDITLICQEQRLRVHKLVLASCSLYFEEMLEQDLGQEPTVLFSDINFEVLKSMVEFMYCGETNISKQHLEPLLQAAIVFKVKELASIVKNVIGAKNINTDETSDCLEEFCEENANDLAEESDYSLFSDNDCRQTLTWNKIGVDIYPRNDTDESTDAAYLNDDNSSTHDTDARNSDQSQATLSFIDVARKNIEQTYPDVPSAVNPALKFDIHRISTADSVNADTNMFCNDKSGRQPVLYEQCCDFVNTDTTFDRCMDIPLPLSQSRIEEKCETIYQSMPEFQEFTRTVDKYLKVYTHKKRRNFSGRLENRLVKLTENSPELANNNCIDLKDEPSRNETELESEYILGLGPKIVENISDLTSSDTSEESVVSTASVDIDTTVNFNNKHARQMKEIFTNEQLDPTIFRSNSIQCPPTLRRSVRLSQHENDDSTNDKTLQDMERRRDMRKNSMTIKRRNKDSDYSESDENKASPLSSVAKCSDPRRSLRSNSKFIARRSKSHLSLSKDINRSEEKVIANGKLKPDKLQIIKPEPGEKFSNKFNTIATVSRVLWGDMSDCLENSENNIEDYMDYSPSKEIPFAVGLLPLRAALERMQATPDYQPRKTRSSVMLFRQEFNGVKRKSCGGSSADSNNGSAKRQNTQSPGDNLNSNTVCHVRITASHSQPVVRPRRKSLNEEVAARTNITSRQ; translated from the exons ATGGTTGATAGCAGTGGAGAATACGTTCTTCAGTGGGAAGGACACGCTAGCCATGTCACAGAGAGATTCAGCGGACTTTTGGCCCGACAATCCCTTGTCGATATTACCCTGATTTGCCAGGAACAAAGGCTGCGCGTCCACAAGCTAGTACTTGCATCGTGCAGCCTTTACTTTGAG GAAATGTTGGAGCAAGATCTGGGCCAGGAGCCGACAGTTCTATTCAGCGACATCAATTTCGAAGTTTTGAAATCGATGGTTGAATTCATGTACTGCGGAGAAACGAATATTTCGAAACAGCACTTGGAACCTTTACTTCAAGCTGCTATAGTGTTTAAG gtGAAAGAACTCGCTTCTATTGTCAAAAATGTGATTGGAGCTAAAAATATCAACACAGATGAAACAAGCGATTGTTTGGAAGAATTTTGTGAAGAAAATGCCAATGATTTGGCAGAGGAAAGTGATTACAGTTTATTCAGTGACAATGACTGTAGGCAGACTTTGACGTGGAATAAAATTGGAGTAGATATATACCCCAGAAATGACACAGATGAAAGTACTGATGCAGCATATCTGAATGATGACAATTCATCAACACACGACACCGATGCAAGAAATTCTGATCAATCTCAAGCAACGTTATCTTTCATTGACGTTGCACGTAAAAACATCGAGCAAACCTACCCTGATGTTCCCAGTGCTGTGAATCCGgcattgaaatttgatataCACAGAATTAGTACTGCAGATAGTGTAAATGCCGATACCAACATGTTTTGCAACGATAAAAGCGGCAGGCAACCTGTGCTTTATGAACAATGCTGTGATTTTGTAAATACTGATACAACCTTTGACCGATGTATGGATATCCCTTTGCCTTTATCTCAATCTCGCATCGAAGAAAAATGCGAAACTATCTATCAGTCAATGCCtgaatttcaagaatttacGAGAACcgttgataaatatttgaagGTTTACACGCACAAAAAGAGACGTAACTTTAGTGGAAGACTAGAGAACCGGCTGGTTAAATTGACTGAGAATTCACCCGAACTAGCGAATAACAACTGTATAGATTTGAAAGATGAACCGTCGAGGAATGAAACTGAACTGGAAAGCGAGTATATTTTAGGTTTAGGACCCAAAATTGTAGAGAACATATCAGATTTGACAAGTAGTGATACCTCGGAGGAAAGTGTCGTCTCAACTGCATCTGTTGACATCGACACTACTGTCAACTTTAATAATAAACATGCCAGACAAATGAAAGAGATTTTCACAAATGAGCAATTAGATCCCACCATTTTTAGATCCAATTCCATACAGTGTCCACCAACATTACGAAGAAGTGTGAGGCTGAGCCAGCACGAAAACGACGATTCCACAAACGATAAGACTCTCCAGGACATGGAGAGAAGAAGGGATATGCGGAAAAATTCTATGACAATAAAACGCAGGAACAAGGACTCAGATTACAGTGAATCAGATGAGAATAAAGCGAGTCCACTAAGCTCGGTGGCAAAATGCTCAGATCCACGAAGATCACTGCGAAGTAATAGCAAGTTTATTGCACGTAGAAGCAAAAGCCATTTATCACTATCCAAGGATATCAACAGAAGTGAAGAGAAAGTGATAGCTAATGGTAAATTGAAGCCAGATAAATTGCAGATAATAAAACCAGAGCCAggggaaaagttttcaaataaattcaacaCCATAGCTACTGTGAGTCGAGTACTGTGGGGTGACATGTCAGACTGTTTGGAAAACAGCGAGAACAATATTGAGGACTATATGGACTATTCGCCGAGCAAGGAGATCCCGTTTGCCGTTGGACTATTGCCGCTTCGTGCTGCCCTCGAAAGGATGCAAGCCACACCCGATTATCAGCCGCGGAAAACCCGATCCTCTGTGATGCTGTTTAGGCAGGAGTTTAACGGTGTTAAAAGAAAAAGCTGTGGTGGTAGCAGCGCCGACTCAAATAATGGCAGCGCAAAACGACAGAACACTCAATCTCCTGGTGATAATTTGAACAGCAATACTGTTTGTCACGTTCGCATTACTGCGAGTCATTCACAGCCTGTGGTTAGGCCTCGACGAAAATCGTTGAACGAGGAAGTAGCCGCCCGGACGAATATAACCAGTCGGCAATGA
- the LOC124303777 gene encoding uncharacterized protein LOC124303777 isoform X2 — MTSVLAIPQGLAVIENFTFGNNKIVVHVSVTNRSRVKELASIVKNVIGAKNINTDETSDCLEEFCEENANDLAEESDYSLFSDNDCRQTLTWNKIGVDIYPRNDTDESTDAAYLNDDNSSTHDTDARNSDQSQATLSFIDVARKNIEQTYPDVPSAVNPALKFDIHRISTADSVNADTNMFCNDKSGRQPVLYEQCCDFVNTDTTFDRCMDIPLPLSQSRIEEKCETIYQSMPEFQEFTRTVDKYLKVYTHKKRRNFSGRLENRLVKLTENSPELANNNCIDLKDEPSRNETELESEYILGLGPKIVENISDLTSSDTSEESVVSTASVDIDTTVNFNNKHARQMKEIFTNEQLDPTIFRSNSIQCPPTLRRSVRLSQHENDDSTNDKTLQDMERRRDMRKNSMTIKRRNKDSDYSESDENKASPLSSVAKCSDPRRSLRSNSKFIARRSKSHLSLSKDINRSEEKVIANGKLKPDKLQIIKPEPGEKFSNKFNTIATVSRVLWGDMSDCLENSENNIEDYMDYSPSKEIPFAVGLLPLRAALERMQATPDYQPRKTRSSVMLFRQEFNGVKRKSCGGSSADSNNGSAKRQNTQSPGDNLNSNTVCHVRITASHSQPVVRPRRKSLNEEVAARTNITSRQ; from the exons ATGACTAGCGTACTTGCTATACCTCAAGGACTCGCAGTAATTGAAAACTTTACATTTGGCAATAACAAAATAGTTGTGCATGTTTCCGTCACCAATCGCTCTCGG gtGAAAGAACTCGCTTCTATTGTCAAAAATGTGATTGGAGCTAAAAATATCAACACAGATGAAACAAGCGATTGTTTGGAAGAATTTTGTGAAGAAAATGCCAATGATTTGGCAGAGGAAAGTGATTACAGTTTATTCAGTGACAATGACTGTAGGCAGACTTTGACGTGGAATAAAATTGGAGTAGATATATACCCCAGAAATGACACAGATGAAAGTACTGATGCAGCATATCTGAATGATGACAATTCATCAACACACGACACCGATGCAAGAAATTCTGATCAATCTCAAGCAACGTTATCTTTCATTGACGTTGCACGTAAAAACATCGAGCAAACCTACCCTGATGTTCCCAGTGCTGTGAATCCGgcattgaaatttgatataCACAGAATTAGTACTGCAGATAGTGTAAATGCCGATACCAACATGTTTTGCAACGATAAAAGCGGCAGGCAACCTGTGCTTTATGAACAATGCTGTGATTTTGTAAATACTGATACAACCTTTGACCGATGTATGGATATCCCTTTGCCTTTATCTCAATCTCGCATCGAAGAAAAATGCGAAACTATCTATCAGTCAATGCCtgaatttcaagaatttacGAGAACcgttgataaatatttgaagGTTTACACGCACAAAAAGAGACGTAACTTTAGTGGAAGACTAGAGAACCGGCTGGTTAAATTGACTGAGAATTCACCCGAACTAGCGAATAACAACTGTATAGATTTGAAAGATGAACCGTCGAGGAATGAAACTGAACTGGAAAGCGAGTATATTTTAGGTTTAGGACCCAAAATTGTAGAGAACATATCAGATTTGACAAGTAGTGATACCTCGGAGGAAAGTGTCGTCTCAACTGCATCTGTTGACATCGACACTACTGTCAACTTTAATAATAAACATGCCAGACAAATGAAAGAGATTTTCACAAATGAGCAATTAGATCCCACCATTTTTAGATCCAATTCCATACAGTGTCCACCAACATTACGAAGAAGTGTGAGGCTGAGCCAGCACGAAAACGACGATTCCACAAACGATAAGACTCTCCAGGACATGGAGAGAAGAAGGGATATGCGGAAAAATTCTATGACAATAAAACGCAGGAACAAGGACTCAGATTACAGTGAATCAGATGAGAATAAAGCGAGTCCACTAAGCTCGGTGGCAAAATGCTCAGATCCACGAAGATCACTGCGAAGTAATAGCAAGTTTATTGCACGTAGAAGCAAAAGCCATTTATCACTATCCAAGGATATCAACAGAAGTGAAGAGAAAGTGATAGCTAATGGTAAATTGAAGCCAGATAAATTGCAGATAATAAAACCAGAGCCAggggaaaagttttcaaataaattcaacaCCATAGCTACTGTGAGTCGAGTACTGTGGGGTGACATGTCAGACTGTTTGGAAAACAGCGAGAACAATATTGAGGACTATATGGACTATTCGCCGAGCAAGGAGATCCCGTTTGCCGTTGGACTATTGCCGCTTCGTGCTGCCCTCGAAAGGATGCAAGCCACACCCGATTATCAGCCGCGGAAAACCCGATCCTCTGTGATGCTGTTTAGGCAGGAGTTTAACGGTGTTAAAAGAAAAAGCTGTGGTGGTAGCAGCGCCGACTCAAATAATGGCAGCGCAAAACGACAGAACACTCAATCTCCTGGTGATAATTTGAACAGCAATACTGTTTGTCACGTTCGCATTACTGCGAGTCATTCACAGCCTGTGGTTAGGCCTCGACGAAAATCGTTGAACGAGGAAGTAGCCGCCCGGACGAATATAACCAGTCGGCAATGA